In Streptomyces nodosus, one DNA window encodes the following:
- a CDS encoding M55 family metallopeptidase produces the protein MKILISADMEGATGVTWPADVLPGTPQWERCRAMFTSDVNAAVLGFLDGGADEVLINEAHWTMRNLLLERLDERAQLLTGRHKALSMVEGVQHGDVDGVAFLGYHAGAGMEGVLAHTYLANSITGVWVNDVRASEGLLNAYVAAEYGVPVILVTGDDVACEDALGYAPGALKVAVKEHVSRYAAVCRTPARTAADIRAAAEEAASLAVRQEPVHGGPFTVALEFDAEHLAMSATVVPGVDRAGERKVVYTSGTMYEGIRTFKAVTTIVSAAVEEQYG, from the coding sequence ATGAAGATCCTCATCAGCGCGGACATGGAGGGCGCCACCGGGGTGACCTGGCCGGCCGATGTGCTGCCGGGGACGCCGCAGTGGGAGCGGTGCCGGGCGATGTTCACCTCCGATGTGAACGCCGCCGTGCTCGGCTTCCTCGACGGCGGCGCCGACGAGGTGCTGATCAACGAGGCCCACTGGACCATGCGCAATCTGCTGCTGGAGCGGCTCGACGAGCGGGCGCAGCTGCTCACCGGGCGGCACAAGGCGCTGTCCATGGTGGAGGGCGTGCAGCACGGGGACGTGGACGGCGTGGCGTTCCTCGGCTATCACGCGGGCGCCGGGATGGAGGGCGTACTGGCCCACACCTACCTCGCCAACTCGATCACCGGGGTGTGGGTGAACGACGTACGCGCCAGCGAGGGCCTGCTGAACGCGTATGTCGCCGCCGAGTACGGAGTACCCGTCATCCTGGTCACCGGCGACGACGTGGCCTGCGAGGACGCGCTCGGATATGCGCCCGGGGCACTGAAGGTCGCCGTCAAGGAGCATGTCTCACGCTATGCGGCCGTCTGCCGCACCCCGGCCAGGACCGCCGCCGACATCCGCGCCGCCGCCGAGGAGGCGGCCTCCCTGGCGGTCCGTCAGGAGCCGGTGCACGGCGGGCCCTTCACCGTCGCGCTGGAGTTCGACGCGGAGCATCTGGCGATGTCCGCCACCGTGGTCCCGGGCGTGGACCGGGCCGGGGAGCGCAAGGTGGTGTACACCAGCGGGACCATGTACGAGGGGATCCGCACCTTCAAGGCGGTCACCACGATCGTCTCGGCCGCAGTGGAGGAGCAGTATGGCTGA
- a CDS encoding M20/M25/M40 family metallo-hydrolase, with protein sequence MADRQALDEVVRFTSDLIRIDTTNRGGGDCRERPAAEYAAARLAEAGLEPTLLERTTGRTNVVARIEGTDPSADALLLHGHLDVVPAEAGDWSVHPFSGEVRDGVVWGRGAVDMKNMDAMILAVVRDWARSGFRPRRDLVVAFTADEEASAEDGSGFLADRHPELFEGCTEGISESGAFTFHDGAGRQIYPIAAGERGTSWLKLTAHGRAGHGSKVNRDNAVTRLAAAVARIGTHEWPLRLTPTVRAALAGLADVYGLEADLDDPRDIDGLLAKLGPAASLVEATLRNSSNPTMLNAGYKVNVIPGQAVAHVDGRCVPGGEEEFARTLDELTGPDVDWEFEHREVALQAPVDSPTYARMRAAVQEFAPEGHVVPYCMSGGTDAKQFSRLGITGYGFAPLKLPEGFDYQALFHGVDERVPVEALHFGVQVLDRFLRTV encoded by the coding sequence ATGGCTGACCGGCAGGCACTCGACGAGGTCGTGCGCTTCACCTCCGACCTCATCCGTATCGACACCACCAACCGCGGCGGGGGCGACTGCCGGGAGCGGCCCGCCGCCGAGTACGCGGCCGCACGGCTGGCCGAGGCGGGCCTGGAGCCCACCCTGCTGGAGCGCACCACGGGCCGCACCAATGTGGTCGCCCGCATCGAGGGCACCGACCCCTCGGCGGACGCGCTGCTGCTCCACGGCCATCTCGACGTGGTGCCCGCCGAGGCCGGCGACTGGAGCGTGCACCCGTTCTCCGGCGAGGTGCGCGACGGCGTCGTCTGGGGCCGGGGCGCGGTCGACATGAAGAACATGGACGCGATGATCCTCGCGGTCGTACGGGACTGGGCGCGCTCGGGCTTCCGGCCGCGACGCGACCTGGTGGTCGCCTTCACCGCCGACGAGGAGGCGAGCGCCGAGGACGGCTCGGGCTTCCTGGCCGACCGGCACCCGGAGCTCTTCGAGGGCTGCACCGAAGGCATCAGCGAGTCCGGGGCGTTCACCTTCCACGACGGCGCCGGACGGCAGATCTATCCGATCGCGGCGGGGGAACGCGGCACCAGCTGGCTCAAGCTCACCGCGCACGGCCGGGCGGGCCACGGTTCCAAGGTCAACCGCGACAACGCGGTCACCCGGCTCGCCGCCGCGGTGGCGCGGATCGGCACCCATGAGTGGCCGCTGCGACTGACCCCGACGGTGCGCGCCGCGCTCGCCGGACTCGCCGACGTGTACGGACTGGAGGCCGACCTCGACGACCCCCGCGACATCGACGGCCTGCTGGCGAAGCTCGGCCCGGCCGCCTCGCTCGTCGAGGCGACCCTCCGCAACAGCAGCAACCCGACGATGCTGAACGCCGGTTACAAGGTGAATGTGATTCCCGGTCAGGCCGTGGCCCATGTCGACGGGCGCTGTGTGCCCGGCGGCGAGGAGGAGTTCGCGAGGACCCTCGACGAACTCACCGGCCCGGACGTGGACTGGGAGTTCGAGCATCGCGAGGTCGCCCTCCAGGCGCCGGTGGACTCACCGACGTACGCCAGGATGCGCGCCGCGGTGCAGGAGTTCGCCCCCGAGGGGCATGTGGTGCCGTACTGCATGTCGGGCGGTACCGACGCCAAGCAGTTCTCCCGGCTCGGTATCACCGGATACGGATTCGCGCCGCTCAAGCTCCCCGAGGGCTTCGACTACCAGGCGCTCTTCCACGGTGTCGACGAGCGGGTGCCGGTGGAGGCACTGCACTTCGGTGTCCAGGTCCTCGACCGCTTTCTGCGCACGGTCTAG
- a CDS encoding prolyl oligopeptidase family serine peptidase: protein MGELKETLPYGDWPSPIDAALAAAHDGQPESVGYVGDEAWWTEPRPAEGGRRALVRRTADGATEAVLPAPWNVRSRVMEYGGSAWAGTMRPEGPLVVFANFADQRLYAYEPAAGDAVPRPLTPLSAVGGGLRWIDPQIHVERGEVWCVLEEFTGERSTDVRRVAVSVPLDGSAAGDRAAVRELTAERHRFVTGPRLAPDGRRAAWIAWDHPRMPWDGTELIVAEVTDEGTFREPRTVAGGPEESIAQAEWATDGSLLYVGDRTGWWNLYRDGEPLCPREEEFGGPLWKVGQRWFAPLDNGLIAVVHGRGAGRLGILDPARGELADSPGPWTEFAATLAVHGSRIVSVAAGPRSAPEVVELDARTGRARVIGAAHRDAVDPSYYSEPRSRVFTGPDGREIHAHVHPPHHPAHRAPDGELPPYVVWAHGGPTSRTPLVLDLEIAYFTSRGIGVVEVNYGGSTGYGREYRNRLRGQWGVVDVEDCAAVALALAAEGTADRERLAVRGGSAGGWTTAVSLTATDVYACGTIIYPVLDLKSFGSGETHDFESRYLDSLVGPYSEVPERYAERSPLEQADRITVPFLLLQGLDDPICLPAQCERFLDRIRGTGVPHACLTFEGEGHGFRKAETMVRALEAELSLYAQVFGLTPPGVPTLELERGARMEPAE from the coding sequence GTGGGGGAGTTGAAGGAGACACTGCCGTACGGGGACTGGCCCTCGCCCATCGACGCGGCGCTGGCCGCCGCGCACGACGGGCAGCCGGAGTCGGTGGGATATGTGGGCGACGAGGCGTGGTGGACCGAGCCGCGCCCCGCCGAGGGCGGTCGCCGTGCCCTGGTCCGGCGCACCGCGGACGGTGCGACCGAGGCGGTGCTGCCCGCCCCGTGGAACGTGCGCAGCCGGGTCATGGAGTACGGCGGGTCGGCCTGGGCCGGGACGATGCGCCCCGAGGGACCGCTGGTGGTCTTCGCGAACTTCGCCGACCAGCGGCTCTACGCCTATGAGCCCGCGGCCGGGGACGCCGTACCGCGCCCGCTCACCCCGCTCTCCGCGGTGGGCGGCGGACTGCGCTGGATCGACCCGCAGATCCATGTCGAGCGGGGCGAAGTGTGGTGCGTCCTGGAGGAGTTCACCGGGGAACGGTCCACCGATGTGCGCCGGGTCGCGGTGTCCGTACCGCTGGACGGTTCGGCGGCCGGGGACCGGGCCGCGGTCCGGGAACTCACCGCCGAGCGCCACCGGTTCGTCACCGGGCCCCGTCTCGCTCCGGACGGGCGGCGTGCGGCCTGGATCGCCTGGGACCATCCGCGGATGCCCTGGGACGGCACCGAGCTGATCGTCGCCGAGGTCACGGACGAGGGAACCTTCCGGGAACCCCGCACCGTCGCCGGCGGCCCCGAGGAGTCGATCGCACAGGCCGAGTGGGCGACCGACGGCTCCCTGCTGTACGTCGGTGACCGCACCGGCTGGTGGAACCTCTACCGGGACGGCGAGCCGTTGTGCCCCCGCGAGGAGGAGTTCGGCGGCCCGCTGTGGAAGGTCGGACAGCGGTGGTTCGCGCCCCTGGACAACGGGCTGATCGCCGTCGTCCACGGCCGGGGCGCGGGCCGGCTCGGGATCCTCGACCCGGCGCGCGGCGAGCTCGCCGACAGCCCCGGGCCCTGGACCGAGTTCGCCGCCACGCTCGCCGTGCACGGCAGCCGGATCGTCTCGGTCGCCGCCGGCCCGCGCAGCGCCCCCGAGGTGGTCGAACTGGACGCCCGCACCGGCCGTGCCCGCGTCATCGGCGCCGCCCACCGGGACGCGGTGGATCCCTCCTACTACTCCGAGCCGCGGAGCCGGGTCTTCACCGGCCCGGACGGCCGGGAGATCCACGCCCATGTCCACCCGCCGCACCACCCGGCCCACCGGGCGCCCGACGGGGAGCTGCCGCCGTATGTCGTGTGGGCGCACGGCGGGCCCACCAGCCGCACCCCGCTGGTCCTGGACCTGGAGATCGCCTACTTCACCTCGCGCGGCATCGGCGTCGTCGAGGTCAACTACGGAGGCTCGACCGGGTACGGACGGGAGTACCGCAACCGGCTGCGCGGACAGTGGGGCGTGGTCGACGTCGAGGACTGCGCGGCCGTCGCCCTCGCGCTCGCCGCCGAGGGCACCGCGGACCGCGAGCGGCTCGCCGTGCGGGGCGGCAGCGCGGGCGGCTGGACCACGGCCGTCTCCCTCACCGCGACCGACGTCTACGCCTGCGGCACGATCATCTACCCCGTGCTGGACCTGAAGAGCTTCGGGTCGGGGGAGACCCATGACTTCGAGTCGCGGTATCTGGACAGCCTGGTCGGCCCGTACTCCGAGGTGCCGGAGCGGTATGCCGAGCGGTCGCCCCTGGAGCAGGCCGACCGGATCACCGTCCCCTTCCTGCTCCTCCAGGGGCTGGACGACCCCATCTGCCTGCCCGCCCAGTGCGAGCGGTTCCTCGACCGGATCCGCGGCACCGGGGTCCCGCACGCCTGTCTCACCTTCGAGGGCGAGGGGCACGGCTTCCGGAAGGCGGAGACCATGGTGCGCGCCCTGGAGGCCGAACTGTCCCTGTACGCACAGGTCTTCGGACTGACCCCGCCCGGCGTTCCCACCCTGGAGCTGGAGCGGGGAGCCCGCATGGAGCCGGCCGAGTGA
- a CDS encoding S66 peptidase family protein, which yields MKQPDVRGTSPLVRPPRLVPGARVAVVAPSGPVREERLAAGLDLLRAWELEPVVAPHVLDRHPGFPYLAGTDADRAADFQAAWCDPRVSAVLCARGGYGAQRMVDLLDWDALRAAGPKVLVGYSDITALHEAFAARLGLVTLHGPMVSAVDFLKNTRAQQHLRATLFDPESVRTIASGGTALVPGRARGITLGGCLSLLATELGTPGARSGARGGLLMIEDIGEEAYRIDRMLTQLLRSGWLDGVTGIALGSWKECGPYDLLRAVLSDRLGPLGVPVVEEFGFGHGDGALTVPFGVGAELDADAGTLTLDAPALA from the coding sequence GTGAAGCAGCCCGACGTGCGGGGCACGTCCCCCCTGGTGCGACCTCCCAGGCTGGTGCCCGGCGCCCGGGTGGCCGTCGTCGCGCCCAGCGGGCCCGTGCGTGAGGAGCGGCTCGCCGCCGGGCTCGACCTGCTGCGCGCCTGGGAGCTGGAGCCCGTCGTGGCCCCGCACGTCCTCGACCGGCATCCCGGCTTTCCCTACCTGGCGGGCACCGACGCCGACCGGGCCGCCGACTTCCAGGCCGCCTGGTGCGACCCACGGGTGTCCGCGGTGCTCTGCGCCCGCGGCGGGTACGGGGCCCAGCGGATGGTCGACCTGCTCGACTGGGACGCGCTGCGGGCCGCGGGGCCCAAGGTGCTGGTCGGCTACAGCGACATCACCGCGCTGCACGAGGCCTTCGCCGCCCGCCTGGGCCTGGTCACTCTGCACGGCCCGATGGTGTCGGCCGTCGACTTCCTCAAGAACACCCGGGCGCAGCAGCATCTGCGTGCGACCCTGTTCGACCCGGAGTCCGTACGGACCATCGCCTCCGGCGGCACCGCCCTGGTGCCCGGCCGCGCCCGCGGCATCACCCTCGGCGGCTGTCTGAGCCTGCTCGCCACCGAGCTGGGCACCCCGGGCGCCCGCTCCGGCGCCCGCGGCGGACTGCTGATGATCGAGGACATCGGCGAGGAGGCGTACCGGATCGACCGGATGCTCACCCAGCTGCTGCGCTCGGGATGGCTCGACGGGGTCACAGGGATCGCGCTCGGCTCCTGGAAGGAGTGCGGCCCCTACGACCTGCTGCGCGCCGTCCTCAGCGACCGGCTCGGCCCGCTCGGTGTGCCGGTCGTGGAGGAGTTCGGCTTCGGCCACGGGGACGGGGCGCTGACCGTCCCGTTCGGTGTCGGCGCCGAACTGGACGCGGACGCGGGGACCCTGACCCTGGACGCGCCCGCGCTGGCGTAG
- a CDS encoding LapA family protein, with the protein MSPKTSRRTGTSAGTHLGPEWLTPRRLAGLVLAALVLVFVFENTRTTRIKLLGTLVTMPLWLALLATGLIGALAGALAASRRG; encoded by the coding sequence ATGAGCCCGAAGACCTCCCGCAGGACCGGGACGAGCGCGGGGACGCACCTGGGCCCGGAGTGGCTGACGCCCCGCAGGCTCGCCGGCCTGGTCCTGGCCGCGCTGGTCCTGGTCTTCGTCTTCGAGAACACCCGGACGACCCGGATCAAACTGCTGGGCACGCTGGTGACGATGCCGCTGTGGCTGGCGCTGCTGGCCACGGGGCTGATCGGGGCGCTGGCCGGGGCGCTCGCCGCGAGCCGGCGCGGATGA